The following coding sequences lie in one Gorilla gorilla gorilla isolate KB3781 chromosome 5, NHGRI_mGorGor1-v2.1_pri, whole genome shotgun sequence genomic window:
- the ZSCAN12 gene encoding zinc finger and SCAN domain-containing protein 12 isoform X4, with protein MNQESRVSLSATSHFPQVSVHTGEQEMFLQEMVPLRKEGEPSMSLQSMKAQPKYESPELESQQEQVLDVETGNEYGNLKQEVSEEMEPHGNTSSKFENDMSKSARCGETREPEEITEEPSACSREDKQPTCDENGVSLTENSDHTEHQRICPGEESYGCDDCGKAFSQHSYLIEHQRIHTGDRPYKCEECGKAFRGRTVLIRHKIIHTGEKPYKCNECGKAFGRWSALNQHQRLHTGEKHYHCNDCGKAFSQKAGLFHHIKIHTRDKPYQCTQCNKSFSRRSILTQHQGVHTGAKPYECNECGKAFVYNSSLVSHQEIHHKEKCYQCKECGKSFSQSGLIQHQRIHTGEKPYKCDVCEKAFIQRTSLTEHQRIHTGERPYKCDKCGKAFTQRSVLTEHQRIHTGERPYKCDECGNAFRGITSLIQHQRIHTGEKPYQCDECGKAFRQRSDLSKHQRIHNRGGPYVCKECGKSFRQNSALIQHQTIHKGEKSVSV; from the exons AGTGAGTCTGTCAGCTACATCTCATTTTCCTCAGGTCTCAGTCCACACTGGGGAACAGGAAATGTTCTTGCAGGAGATGGTACCTCTACGAAAAGAAGGAGAACCCAGTATGTCCCTCCAGTCCATGAAAGCCCAGCCAAAGTATGAATCTCCAGAACTTGAATCCCAACAGGAGCAAG TTTTAGATGTTGAGACTGGAAATGAGTATGGGAATTTAAAGCAAGAAGTTTCTGAAGAAATGGAACCACATGGGAATACATCCAGTAAATTTGAAAATGATATGTCCAAGTCTGCTAGGTGTGGAGAAACTCGTGAACCTGAAGAAATAACAGAAGAGCCCTCTGCTTGCTCCAGAGAAGATAAACAACCTACCTGTGATGAAAATGGAGTAAGCCTGACTGAGAACTCTGACCATACTGAACATCAGAGAATCTGTCCAGGAGAAGAATCTTATGGATGTGATGACTGTGGAAAAGCTTTTAGTCAGCACTCATACCTCATAGAACATCAGAGGATCCATACTGGAGACAGACCCTACAAATGCGAAGAATGTGGAAAAGCTTTCCGTGGGAGAACTGTGCTTATTCGACACAAAATAAtacacactggagagaaaccgtataagtgtaatgagtgtggcaaagCCTTTGGCCGGTGGTCAGCTCTTAACCAACATCAGAGACTTCACACAGGAGAAAAACACTATCACTGTAATGactgtggcaaagcctttagtcAGAAAGCAGGCCTCTTTCACCATATCAAGATCCACACAAGAGACAAACCTTACCAGTGCACTCAGTGTAATAAAAGTTTTAGTCGGCGTTCCATACTTACTCAGCATCAAGGAGTTCATACCGGCGCCAAGCCCTATGAGTGCAACGAGTGTGGAAAAGCCTTTGTTTATAACTCATCCCTCGTTTCCCATCAGGAAATCCACCACAAAGAAAAATGCTATcagtgtaaggaatgtgggaaatccTTCAGTCAGAGTGGCCTTATTCagcatcagagaattcacactggggaaaaaccctacaaatgtgacgTATGTGAAAAAGCCTTTATTCAAAGGACAAGTCTTACAGAACATCAGcgaattcacactggagaaagaCCCTATAAATGTGATAAGTGTGGGAAGGCGTTTACTCAAAGATCAGTCCTCACGGAACATCAGAGAATCCACACTGGAGAGAGGCCCTACAAGTGTGATGAGTGTGGGAATGCCTTCCGAGGAATCACCAGCCTCATTCAGCATCAGAGAATCCACACTGGGGAGAAGCCCTACCAATGTGATGAGTGTGGAAAAGCCTTCAGACAGAGGTCAGATCTTAGTAAACACCAGAGAATCCATAATAGAGGTGGTCCCTATGTATGTAAAGAGTGTGGGAAATCATTCAGGCAGAACTCAGCTCTTATTCAACATCAGACTATCCACAAAGGAGAAAAATCTGTTTCTGTGTGA